A single window of Mycolicibacterium madagascariense DNA harbors:
- a CDS encoding glycosyltransferase family 4 protein, which translates to MRVLQVSDGYPPATGGLERVVQLLARELVQRGHPTTVATLSRPDAPAREHEDGVDVRRLDGYTRHLRRFANDPNHFFHPTCPDPLLVRRLEDLVAEVRPDIVHAHGWILNSCLSLRLPTTTALVATLHDYGLVCAKKTMIPRERLDATCAGPRPSRCLGCATNFYGPIKGPALAIGVRHSLGRLDRVAMFMPISSAVRHASLDGVSSQRICQLPSFVPDDVFDPVPEDDDHRPDFLPTTPFVLFVGALGEHKGVTLLADAHRRMRIAAPLVMIGAVRSDTPDLTGTTERPIIVRTGVPHRDIMASYAAAAVAVAPSRWQEPLGLVPIEAMAAGTPVVVTRVGALPEVVAHHRTGLVVTPGDPAALAEALDSVVGDPLLRRIYGAAGRIRARRFAASAMVPKVIAGYQRARESVASSCPV; encoded by the coding sequence TTGAGAGTCCTTCAGGTCAGCGACGGTTATCCGCCGGCCACCGGCGGACTGGAACGCGTCGTTCAACTACTCGCCAGGGAACTCGTCCAGCGTGGCCATCCGACCACGGTCGCGACACTGAGCCGCCCCGATGCGCCGGCTCGTGAGCACGAGGACGGGGTCGACGTGCGGCGGCTCGACGGATACACCCGCCACCTCCGCCGGTTCGCGAACGACCCGAACCACTTCTTTCATCCGACGTGTCCGGACCCGTTGCTGGTCCGCCGTCTCGAGGATCTCGTCGCCGAAGTTCGTCCCGACATCGTGCACGCCCATGGCTGGATACTGAATTCCTGTCTGTCGCTGCGACTTCCGACGACGACCGCACTCGTGGCGACGTTGCATGACTACGGCCTGGTCTGCGCCAAGAAGACGATGATCCCCCGCGAACGACTCGACGCGACGTGCGCCGGACCCCGACCGTCGCGGTGCCTCGGTTGCGCCACGAACTTCTACGGTCCCATCAAGGGGCCGGCCCTGGCCATTGGCGTGCGTCATAGCCTGGGCCGGCTGGACCGCGTCGCGATGTTCATGCCGATCAGCTCCGCGGTACGCCATGCCAGTCTCGACGGGGTCTCGTCCCAACGGATCTGCCAGTTGCCATCCTTCGTCCCCGACGACGTCTTCGACCCCGTTCCCGAGGACGACGACCACCGGCCCGACTTCCTGCCAACGACACCGTTCGTGCTCTTCGTGGGTGCGCTCGGCGAGCACAAGGGTGTCACCCTGTTGGCTGACGCCCACCGCCGGATGCGGATCGCCGCGCCCCTCGTGATGATCGGCGCAGTCCGCTCGGACACCCCGGACCTGACGGGTACCACCGAGCGTCCCATCATCGTGCGCACGGGGGTGCCGCACCGCGACATCATGGCAAGTTACGCCGCCGCCGCCGTCGCGGTGGCGCCGTCGCGCTGGCAAGAACCGCTCGGACTGGTGCCGATCGAAGCCATGGCCGCGGGGACTCCCGTCGTCGTGACACGTGTCGGCGCGTTGCCAGAGGTCGTCGCGCATCATCGCACCGGGCTGGTGGTCACGCCAGGTGATCCTGCGGCACTGGCCGAAGCACTCGACAGCGTCGTCGGAGATCCTCTGCTACGACGCATCTACGGTGCGGCAGGCCGAATCCGAGCGCGCAGATTCGCCGCGTCGGCGATGGTGCCGAAGGTCATCGCCGGCTACCAGCGAGCGCGTGAGAGCGTCGCGTCGTCGTGCCCGGTCTAG
- a CDS encoding glycoside hydrolase family 6 protein yields the protein MPGGSVSHTWHMAARVLPAVVLIAFGLLAPAGHGPRQWAGPVAPQPFETVLLDAPNPLSGTTFYVDGATSAAAAAEQSSPPSPELTRLAQTPQVWWIGDDLSTDAVADRVRAYIAAAATLGALPMLATYSLPHRDCGGFSSGGFGTGGEYRDWIDQLAAGIGTARVVIVLEPDGLSAADCLSGQARQERFDLLRYAVTAVTADPNATVYVDGGHSRWLAPEELARRLEEVGVDRARGFALNTANFFSTEEEIRYGEEVSNLTNGAHYVIDTSRNGAGPAPAGPLNWCNPPGRAIGTAPTTSTAGAHADAYLWIKHPGESDGECGRGDPTSGHFMAQYAIDLVRGAGP from the coding sequence ATGCCCGGGGGATCGGTGAGCCACACGTGGCACATGGCCGCCCGCGTTCTACCCGCAGTGGTGCTCATTGCCTTCGGATTGCTCGCCCCGGCCGGTCACGGACCGCGGCAGTGGGCGGGGCCCGTGGCGCCGCAACCGTTCGAAACCGTGCTGCTCGATGCGCCGAACCCATTGTCCGGCACGACCTTCTACGTCGACGGGGCGACGTCGGCAGCCGCAGCTGCCGAGCAATCGAGTCCGCCGAGTCCCGAGCTGACACGACTCGCGCAGACACCACAGGTGTGGTGGATCGGTGACGATCTGAGCACCGACGCCGTGGCCGACCGGGTACGGGCGTACATCGCAGCGGCGGCGACCCTGGGCGCCCTGCCGATGCTGGCGACGTATTCACTTCCCCACCGTGACTGCGGTGGCTTCTCCTCGGGAGGCTTCGGCACGGGCGGCGAGTATCGGGATTGGATCGATCAGCTCGCGGCGGGGATCGGCACGGCGCGGGTGGTCATCGTGTTGGAACCCGACGGACTGAGTGCTGCAGACTGTCTCTCGGGGCAAGCGCGGCAGGAGCGATTCGATCTCCTGCGGTATGCCGTGACCGCCGTGACCGCCGACCCCAACGCCACCGTGTACGTCGACGGCGGCCACTCGCGTTGGCTCGCACCCGAAGAACTCGCCCGGCGGCTCGAGGAGGTCGGGGTCGATCGAGCCAGGGGATTTGCGCTCAACACGGCGAACTTCTTCTCCACGGAGGAGGAAATTCGCTACGGCGAAGAGGTGTCGAACCTGACCAACGGCGCGCACTACGTGATCGACACGTCGCGAAACGGTGCCGGCCCCGCCCCCGCGGGTCCCTTGAACTGGTGCAACCCACCGGGTCGCGCCATCGGCACGGCGCCGACCACGTCGACCGCGGGTGCGCACGCCGACGCCTACCTGTGGATCAAGCATCCGGGGGAGTCGGATGGGGAGTGCGGCAGAGGCGACCCGACGTCGGGTCACTTCATGGCGCAGTACGCCATTGACCTCGTCCGCGGTGCCGGACCCTAG
- a CDS encoding alpha/beta fold hydrolase: MTNFVFVHGSFHGGWCWNTLMPWLQRQGHVVHAPNLPASGGDPSPIENADLLAYSTRIADVVDGIAGSVVLVGHSMGGIVASQVCEHRPDKLAAAIYVNGLLLRDGESLASFLTANEALEVDDLVLKNMRLSADGETATFPQEKAADVFYNACTPADADWAKRQLTAQRTKVYSDTLRLTPQRYGTVKRFYVKGLRDNAVPLIYQDTMLQNTFCDGVYTLDADHSPFLSAPGELSEILLTIAGLVD, translated from the coding sequence GTGACGAATTTCGTCTTCGTGCACGGGTCCTTTCACGGCGGATGGTGTTGGAACACGCTGATGCCGTGGCTGCAGCGCCAGGGGCACGTCGTTCACGCGCCCAACCTGCCCGCAAGTGGTGGCGATCCGAGCCCCATCGAGAACGCGGACCTCCTGGCCTATTCGACGCGCATCGCCGACGTGGTCGACGGCATCGCGGGTTCCGTCGTGCTCGTGGGCCACAGCATGGGAGGCATCGTCGCGTCGCAGGTGTGTGAGCACCGCCCCGACAAGCTTGCCGCGGCAATCTACGTCAACGGGCTGCTGCTGAGGGACGGGGAGAGTCTGGCCAGCTTCTTGACGGCGAACGAGGCGCTCGAGGTCGATGACCTGGTGCTGAAGAACATGAGACTGTCGGCGGACGGCGAGACGGCCACCTTCCCGCAGGAGAAGGCAGCCGACGTGTTCTACAACGCGTGCACGCCGGCCGACGCCGACTGGGCCAAGCGTCAGCTCACGGCGCAACGCACGAAGGTCTACTCCGACACCCTCCGGCTGACACCGCAGCGCTATGGCACGGTCAAGCGGTTCTACGTGAAGGGATTGCGGGACAACGCCGTACCGCTGATCTATCAAGACACCATGCTGCAGAATACGTTCTGCGATGGGGTGTACACCCTGGATGCCGACCACTCGCCATTCCTCTCGGCGCCCGGCGAACTGTCGGAGATCCTGCTGACGATCGCAGGACTCGTGGACTGA